In one Nicotiana tomentosiformis chromosome 6, ASM39032v3, whole genome shotgun sequence genomic region, the following are encoded:
- the LOC104089756 gene encoding protein TAP1-like, producing the protein MEMKYLTLMLTMMTAMAIFEGELSMANLMEVKCIQVCMNECKITGIATAACLKFCPLHCVPPTPPSEVRYCNLRCILGHCVDYKNDEERLEGCVSSCRKNDHC; encoded by the exons ATGGAAATGAAATACCTGACCCTAATGCTAACAATGATGACAGCTATGGCTATATTTGAAGGGGAATTGAGTATGGCCAATCTGATGGAGGTGAAATGTATACAAGTTTGCATGAACGAATGCAAGATAACTGGTATAGCAACTGCTGCCTGTCTTAAATTCTGCCCACTTCACTGCGTTCCACCTACGCCTCCTTCTGAAGTCCGCTATTGCAATCTCCGATGCATTCTTGGACATTGTGTTGActacaagaatg ATGAAGAGAGACTGGAGGGCTGCGTCTCCAGCTGCCGGAAGAATGATCATTGCTAA